In the genome of Bacteroidota bacterium, the window CGGCATCTTTTGCGGCTTGTATTATAATACTTTCAGGTAAAACGGTTTTTCCAAATGCTATATTGTTTCGCAAAGTATCGGAGAACAAAAATACATCCTGTGGCACATAACCTACCGATTGTCGGTACTGATCCAGATTTACAGAATCGAGTGCTTTGCCGTCTATATATATATGTCCCGCAGTGGGATCCATTAATCGCAATAATAATTGTGCAATAGTGGTTTTGCCACTACCCGTATGACCCAATATCCCCAATGCTTTTCCTTCATTTATTTTGAAACTAATATTAGTTAAAGCATTGTAGTTTTTGTCAGGATATGCAAAAGAAACATTTCTGAATTCTATATCATTTTGCAAATTAAAACCTGTGTGCTCATCTGGATTAGATATTAAAGGTACGGCCTGCAAAAACTCATTGATACGCTTTTGTGATGCCGCTGCTCTTTGCGTGGTGCTCGTTAACCAACCTAACATAGCCACTGGGAAAGTGAGCATCGTTATATATATAATAAACTCTGCTATAGTTCCTGGCCCTATCTCCCCGTCCATTACTTTAAGTCCACCTATATATACAGTAAAAATAGAACTTAGCCCCACCAATAATAACATTAAGGGAAACCACAATGCATCGACCATAGCCAAATGCAATGATTTGTTTCTGTAATCGTGTGCTTCCTTTTCGAAACTGCCACCAACTGCTCCTTGCTTGGCAAATGCTTTTACTACACGCAAACCACTAAAAGTTTCTTGCACAAAAGTGCTGAGGTCGCTTAATTTACTTTGCACCCTATCGCTCCTCTTATTAATAGTATTGTTGATGAAATAAACTGAAATGGAAAGTATGGGTAGCGGGGCCAATACATATAATGCTAACTCAGGATTCACAGTGAACATGGAACTAATTACAACTACAAACATGGTGAGCATATTTACCAAATACATAATTGCTGGACCCACATACATTCTCACTCGGCCTACATCTTCACTAATGCGGTTCATCAAGTCACCAGTATAATGTGTTTTGTAAAAAGCAAAATCGAGCTTTTGGTATTGTGCATATATCTCATTTTTCAAATCGTATTCAATATTCCTCGACATCACGATAAGCGATTGCCGCATCATATACATAAATACACCGCGTATAATAGCAGTGCCGAAAATGATACCAACGAATAACCAAATATTGGCAGCCGCACTTCCATCGGCCAATGAGTTGAAAGCCTCTCTAACATATACGGCCTGATACACGGCGAAAATATTTGCCAAACCTACAAACAATACTCCCAATATAAAAGGACGACGGTATTGCCAAAAATATTTGTTGAGATGCTTAAAGGGTCTGTTCATATTTGGTTTGCAAAAGTAAATATAGGAGGGTCACCTTTGTGGGGATAATTTTTAACAAAGGAAAAACAGTATGACCCTGACCCCTGGTATGCCGACTGATAACGTTACTGTTGCGACGTCACCCTGTTCGCTGCAACGAATGTTTCAGGGTCTCTTTGCTGAATAGTTATTAGTTGCTGAATCCCGATAGCTATCGCGACAGCATGATGCTGACGCTTGTTAACGCTGACGCCTATTTTCTTACCGATAAAAACATATACAATACTACTATGTTTAGAATGTATGCAAACATCGAAACTCTACTTTCCGCTATTCACCATCATAATATTTTTGGCATGCAAAAACAGTAAGACAGAACCTATTGCCATAAAAACTGATTCCACAAAAGAAATAATCGAAACAAAGCAAATTACCACACCTATATATAAGGAGTGCAAAACCCAAACTGTTGAATTATACGGAACCAAAGTGGACCTCAAATTCCCCGACACCGTAAAAGGCTATATTATGATATTGCCAGGCTGGAATTTTCCGAGATACGATTGGTGCAACCAAAGCACCCTTTGCCTCAAAGCATTGAAACAAGGTTTTGCCCTCATCATGCCCGAGATGGGCGAAAGCATTTACGCCACGCAGTTCTACCCGCAAAGCTGGGACAAAATGCGAAAAACCCTCACCCGCCGTTGGGTAACTGATACTTTAATTAAATATTTACAAGACAGCTTTGGTATCATGAAACCTGAACAAAACAATTTCATCATGGGTTTATCAACGGGGGCACACGGCAGCGGTTTGGTGGTGGAGGATAACCCTACCTTATTTAAAGCCTGTGCTCTTTTATCGGGCGATTATGACCAAAGAACCTTACCAATGGACCTGGTATTTATTGCCACCTATGGCCGTTATGAGCAATTCCCTGCAAGGTGGCAAACCGATAATGTGGTTACGGGACTCAACAATTTAAACATTCCGATTTTTATTGGACATGGGTATCAGGACCCGCTCATCCCAATTTCTCAAAGCAAAATGCTTGAACAAAAGCTAAAAGTACTGCATCCCCAGCAGGTTATTGAAACCAGTTACCTAGTTGGCAAGCACGATTATAAGTTTTGGGAATTGGAAACACAACCGATACTTACATTCTTTAGCTCACAAATTTCAAAATAGCATTTTATCGCTTTTGGGTAATTATTTAACCCATTTATTAAATTTATGATACCCATCATCCACTTAGCATGATGAAAATCATACTCAAAAACTGACTTACTTTGTCTTACACCATGTAAGAAAAAATTCATTCAAGGGTGCTATTCATAAAAAAAACTCTCGTTTTGTATTATATTTTTTGTGAATGGCTATAAAAATCTTCCCAAATATTGTTGTAAGAAAATTTCAATCATTGTAATATTCAATACTTGGCCATACCGCAACTTTGTACCAGAAACCAAATCAAATAAGATCATGAAAAAAGCATTACACTTCTCAATCGCCCTCTTCCTACTTACTTTAATTGCTCCTTCTATTTGTTCAGCAGCGGCTCCCAGAAACCCACTGGGTTTTATGATGGCTTGCAATTTAGCTAAGGCTAAAAGCACTGCTAAACAAGAACGTAAACCATTATTGGTTTATGTGCACTCGAGCAAGTGCTATTCAAGCAGAACATTCACCCGCCAAATAGCAAGCAAACCTGAATTTGCTAATTGGGCTAATAAAAACTTTATATGCATGGAAGCCAATGTGCTTGCAGGTAAAGGAAAATCGGTAGCTAAAAAATATGGTGTGCTTAAATTGCCTTCCATCATTATGCTGAGCTTCGATACCGATTTGGAATATAATGTGGAAATGAAAATGGATTCAGTTTCTTTATATAACCAATTCCGTTCATTCCTTTCGGCCAATAGCTTGAAAAGCCAAATAGAACTGCTTCGTGAAACTAATGGTTTAACTTACCAAGCAGCATCAAAAGCTATCGCAGCTTCCTATGCCAAACACGATTACAAGAAAAACCCCGCAGGTTCGCCAGAAATGATGGCAATGGAAAGAACCCTTCGTATTAAAAAATTAAAAGACTTGCACTTGGCTTATATCGACGAGTACAAAAAACTAGTTGCTGTTTCTAATAGCAACGAACAAAAGAAAGCAGTAGCTCAAAACTAGGCTCTTATTCAAATTTCATACAATTAGTGATTAGAAAAAAGTCCTCTCAAAAGGGGGCTTTTTTCGTTTGTGGCATGGCCATATAGCCCGTAATTTTGCCACCTAAATTTATAAATACAAAATGGCAACTACTTCAGATTTATCAAGAGGGTGTTTTATTAAGTACAATGGTGAGCTTTGCCAGGTTACCGAATATCAACATCGCACACCTGGAAACCTTAGGGCATTTTATCAAGTAAATATGCGGGTGATTCGCACAGGCAAACAAATTGAAAACCGCTTTAGGGCGGGCGAAGAAATTGAATTTGTGCGTGTAGAAATGAAACAGCTACAATACTTATATAAAGATGGTGACAGCCTGGTATGTATGGATAGCGAAACTTTCGACCAATTATATATACCTCAAATATTATTTGGATCGGCCTTCCCATTTTTAAAAGAAGGTATAATGGTAGATGTAGCAATGGAAGGTGGTGAAAACCCAGTTTTTGCTTCTGCCCCTACAAAAATGGA includes:
- a CDS encoding ABC transporter ATP-binding protein, encoding MNRPFKHLNKYFWQYRRPFILGVLFVGLANIFAVYQAVYVREAFNSLADGSAAANIWLFVGIIFGTAIIRGVFMYMMRQSLIVMSRNIEYDLKNEIYAQYQKLDFAFYKTHYTGDLMNRISEDVGRVRMYVGPAIMYLVNMLTMFVVVISSMFTVNPELALYVLAPLPILSISVYFINNTINKRSDRVQSKLSDLSTFVQETFSGLRVVKAFAKQGAVGGSFEKEAHDYRNKSLHLAMVDALWFPLMLLLVGLSSIFTVYIGGLKVMDGEIGPGTIAEFIIYITMLTFPVAMLGWLTSTTQRAAASQKRINEFLQAVPLISNPDEHTGFNLQNDIEFRNVSFAYPDKNYNALTNISFKINEGKALGILGHTGSGKTTIAQLLLRLMDPTAGHIYIDGKALDSVNLDQYRQSVGYVPQDVFLFSDTLRNNIAFGKTVLPESIIIQAAKDAALYDTIEAMPEGFETLIGERGITLSGGQKQRLSIARALAMNPKVLVFDDCLSAVDTQTEQQILDGLKAAGKGKMVLIVTHRPSGIMHCDEILVLDKGIIVERGTHKSLIEQGGRYAKMVEEVDR
- a CDS encoding prolyl oligopeptidase family serine peptidase, coding for MQTSKLYFPLFTIIIFLACKNSKTEPIAIKTDSTKEIIETKQITTPIYKECKTQTVELYGTKVDLKFPDTVKGYIMILPGWNFPRYDWCNQSTLCLKALKQGFALIMPEMGESIYATQFYPQSWDKMRKTLTRRWVTDTLIKYLQDSFGIMKPEQNNFIMGLSTGAHGSGLVVEDNPTLFKACALLSGDYDQRTLPMDLVFIATYGRYEQFPARWQTDNVVTGLNNLNIPIFIGHGYQDPLIPISQSKMLEQKLKVLHPQQVIETSYLVGKHDYKFWELETQPILTFFSSQISK
- a CDS encoding thioredoxin family protein; translation: MKKALHFSIALFLLTLIAPSICSAAAPRNPLGFMMACNLAKAKSTAKQERKPLLVYVHSSKCYSSRTFTRQIASKPEFANWANKNFICMEANVLAGKGKSVAKKYGVLKLPSIIMLSFDTDLEYNVEMKMDSVSLYNQFRSFLSANSLKSQIELLRETNGLTYQAASKAIAASYAKHDYKKNPAGSPEMMAMERTLRIKKLKDLHLAYIDEYKKLVAVSNSNEQKKAVAQN
- the efp gene encoding elongation factor P produces the protein MATTSDLSRGCFIKYNGELCQVTEYQHRTPGNLRAFYQVNMRVIRTGKQIENRFRAGEEIEFVRVEMKQLQYLYKDGDSLVCMDSETFDQLYIPQILFGSAFPFLKEGIMVDVAMEGGENPVFASAPTKMELEVTYTEPAVPGNTATNTLKPATLETGASVMVPLFVNTGEMIRVDTTNGTYVERVK